The following are encoded in a window of Amblyraja radiata isolate CabotCenter1 chromosome 7, sAmbRad1.1.pri, whole genome shotgun sequence genomic DNA:
- the marchf4 gene encoding E3 ubiquitin-protein ligase MARCHF4 yields the protein MLRQVRMKCRCHMLFNDLKLLPLRRPAPPPSAMNYDQVSRTTNVPSTNTRSATVKWTKWRPDRAVVAVDNGQGREASGYDQPAAPASPSDEDYYGRKGEDRVSLSSSIASGCTSPQCRICFQGPEQGDLLSPCRCAGSVRCTHQPCLIRWIGERGSWSCELCYYKYHVIAISAKNPLQWQAISLTVIERVQIAAAILGSLFLIASISWLVWSTISPSAKWQRQDLLFQICYGMYGFMDIVCIGLIIHEGPSVYRIFKRWQALNQQWKVLNYEKSKDTDDQKDNRNRNTGSHSSRTHSSGQGNRPVLSVSNHYCAYTILHILSQLRPNEQRQQTGTGRELVMRVTTV from the exons ATGTTGCGCCAGGTCCGGATGAAGTGCCGCTGCCACATGTTGTTCAATGACTTGAAGCTTCTGCCTCTCCGGCGACCCGCCCCCCCGCCGTCTGCCATGAATTACGACCAGGTTTCACGGACCACCAATGTGCCGTCCACCAACACACGGTCGGCGACTGTCAAATGGACCAAGTGGCGGCCGGACCGCGCGGTGGTGGCCGTGGACAACGGTCAGGGGCGAGAGGCCAGCGGCTACGACCAGCCCGCGGCTCCGGCCAGTCCTTCGGACGAGGACTATTATGGCAGGAAAGGCGAAGACCGAGTGTCCCTCAGTAGCAGCATCGCCAGTGGCTGCACGTCCCCCCAATGCCGAATCTGCTTCCAGGGCCCGGAGCAG GGGGATCTGCTGAGTCCATGtcgctgtgctggctccgttcgctGCACGCACCAACCGTGTCTGATCAGATGGATTGGTGAGCGAGGATCGTGGAGCTGTGAGTTGTGTTACTACAAATACCACGTCATCGCTATCAGTGCCAAGAACCCTCTCCAG TGGCAGGCTATATCCCTGACAGTGATTGAGAGAGTACAGATTGCAGCTGCAATCCTTGGATCCTTGTTCCTGATCGCAAGCATTTCTTGGTTGGTGTGGTCAACAATCAGCCCTTCAGCAAAGTGGCAGAGACAGGACCTTCTCTTCCAGATCTGTTATGGAATGTATGGATTCATGGACATTGTCTGCATTG GGCTGATCATTCACGAAGGGCCATCGGTTTATCGTATATTTAAACGCTGGCAAGCTCTGAACCAGCAGTGGAAAGTTCTGAATTATGAGAAATCAAAGGACACTGATGATCAGAAGGACAATCGGAATCGCAACACAGGCTCACACTCTTCCAGGACACACAGCAGTGGGCAAGGCAACCGACCAGTGTTATCTGTGTCCAATCATTACTGCGCCTATACCATCCTGCACATTCTTAGCCAACTACGGCCAAATGAACAGAGGCAGCAGACAGGTACGGGCAGAGAACTGGTGATGAGGGTGACCACAGTCTGA